In Amycolatopsis methanolica 239, a single genomic region encodes these proteins:
- a CDS encoding TetR/AcrR family transcriptional regulator, with product MRGRPRSEEARRAILDTALRICHRDGYQQVTIKAIADEAGVGRQTVYRWWPDKAQVLLDALIDLREREPRLDEDTGDALRDIERILARTFALTHESTGRALVGLMAEAQNDPALSDRLQGTVIGPRRDVLHRFLRQGVEAGQLAENVPLPLVVDFAFGTMWYRMLSRHAPVDDRLAADITAVIARLLAR from the coding sequence ATGAGAGGACGCCCCCGCAGCGAAGAGGCCCGGCGCGCGATCCTGGACACCGCGCTGCGCATCTGTCACCGCGACGGCTACCAGCAGGTGACGATCAAGGCGATCGCCGACGAGGCCGGCGTCGGGCGGCAGACCGTCTACCGCTGGTGGCCGGACAAGGCGCAGGTGCTGCTGGACGCCCTCATCGACCTCCGCGAACGCGAACCGCGGCTCGACGAGGACACCGGCGACGCCCTGCGTGACATCGAGCGGATCCTCGCCCGCACGTTCGCGCTCACCCACGAGTCGACCGGGCGCGCGCTGGTCGGCCTGATGGCCGAGGCCCAGAACGACCCCGCGTTGTCGGATCGGTTGCAGGGCACGGTCATCGGCCCGCGGCGCGACGTCCTGCACCGGTTCCTGCGGCAGGGCGTCGAGGCGGGACAGCTCGCCGAGAACGTCCCGCTCCCGCTCGTCGTCGACTTCGCGTTCGGCACGATGTGGTACCGCATGCTGAGCAGGCACGCCCCGGTCGATGACCGGCTCGCCGCCGACATCACCGCCGTCATCGCGCGCCTGCTCGCCCGCTAA
- a CDS encoding SDR family oxidoreductase: MDARDYEALQAFFASTGPVDHLVVTVTGAPGTTAFADLTMDGVREGVEGKLVPHTAAARAALPVLRGSLTFVTAASAGAATPGTAALAAVNAGIEAMVPVLAVELAPVRVNAVSPGVIDTPWWNFLDADAKAAAFEAMAAGLPARRVGTPDDIASAIAFLTENTHTTGVVLRVDDGARLASAA, from the coding sequence GTGGACGCGCGGGACTACGAAGCGCTGCAAGCGTTCTTCGCGTCGACCGGGCCGGTGGACCACCTGGTCGTGACGGTGACCGGGGCGCCGGGTACGACGGCCTTCGCCGACCTGACCATGGACGGCGTGCGGGAGGGCGTCGAGGGGAAGCTGGTGCCGCACACGGCCGCGGCGCGGGCGGCGCTGCCGGTGCTGCGGGGTTCGCTGACGTTCGTGACTGCGGCGTCGGCTGGGGCGGCGACGCCCGGGACGGCCGCGCTGGCCGCGGTGAACGCCGGGATCGAGGCGATGGTGCCGGTGCTGGCGGTGGAACTGGCGCCGGTGCGGGTCAACGCGGTGTCGCCGGGCGTGATCGACACGCCGTGGTGGAACTTCCTGGACGCGGACGCCAAGGCGGCGGCGTTCGAAGCCATGGCGGCCGGGCTGCCGGCGCGCAGGGTGGGCACGCCGGACGACATCGCCTCGGCGATCGCGTTCCTGACGGAGAACACCCACACGACCGGGGTGGTGCTCCGGGTGGACGACGGCGCGCGGCTGGCCTCGGCGGCCTGA
- a CDS encoding M16 family metallopeptidase codes for MAETSRFTLHNGLRVVLAPDPTAPVVGVAVHYDVGFRSEPEGRTGFAHLFEHLMFQGSESLEKLAHFKIVQSSGGTFNGSTHPDYTDYYEVLPSAALERALFLEADRMRAPKLTRENLANQIDVVKEEIRLNVLNRPYGGFPWILLPPVLYSTFPNAHNGYGDFTDLEQASLDDCAAFFDTYYSPANAVLTVAGDFEPDRARDLIEKHFGDVPHRPAPPKRSFAEPPPAGEVRGHHTDPHAPLPALAVGYRMPDPVGELDAYLANLVLAGVLTDGDGSRLQQRLVHREPLVTDIGAGAGLFGPFEARDPDTFSITAIHSPDVSAERVLTAVDEELEKLAATPPDAQELAKVTARWSASLHAEHDRLMSRTLSLGAFELLYGDPSLVSRLPDRMAAVTGEDVAAAAKALRPDSRAVLLVEPEGGAK; via the coding sequence ATGGCCGAGACCTCCCGCTTCACCCTGCACAACGGCCTGCGCGTAGTGCTCGCGCCGGACCCGACCGCTCCGGTTGTCGGCGTCGCCGTGCACTACGACGTGGGCTTCCGCTCCGAGCCGGAGGGGCGCACCGGGTTCGCGCACCTGTTCGAGCACCTGATGTTCCAGGGCAGCGAGAGCCTGGAGAAGCTCGCGCACTTCAAGATCGTGCAGTCCAGCGGCGGCACCTTCAACGGGTCGACCCACCCGGACTACACCGACTACTACGAGGTGCTGCCATCCGCGGCACTGGAGCGCGCGCTGTTCCTGGAGGCCGACCGCATGCGCGCGCCGAAGCTGACGCGGGAGAACCTCGCCAACCAGATCGACGTGGTGAAGGAGGAGATCCGCCTCAACGTGCTGAACCGGCCCTACGGCGGGTTCCCGTGGATCCTCCTGCCGCCGGTGCTCTACTCGACGTTCCCCAACGCGCACAACGGCTACGGCGACTTCACCGACCTGGAGCAGGCCAGCCTGGACGACTGCGCGGCCTTCTTCGACACCTACTACTCGCCGGCCAACGCGGTGCTCACCGTCGCGGGCGACTTCGAGCCGGACCGGGCTCGCGATCTGATCGAGAAGCACTTCGGCGACGTGCCGCACCGTCCGGCGCCGCCGAAGCGTTCGTTCGCCGAGCCGCCGCCCGCCGGCGAGGTCCGCGGCCACCACACCGATCCGCACGCGCCGCTGCCCGCGCTGGCCGTCGGCTACCGGATGCCGGACCCGGTCGGCGAGCTGGACGCCTACCTCGCGAACCTGGTGCTGGCTGGCGTGCTGACCGACGGCGACGGCTCCCGGCTGCAGCAGCGGCTGGTGCACCGCGAGCCGCTGGTCACCGACATCGGCGCGGGCGCGGGCCTGTTCGGCCCGTTCGAGGCGCGCGACCCGGACACCTTCTCGATCACCGCCATCCACTCGCCGGACGTCTCCGCGGAGCGGGTGCTGACCGCGGTCGACGAGGAGCTGGAGAAGCTGGCCGCCACGCCGCCGGACGCACAGGAACTGGCCAAGGTCACCGCGCGCTGGAGCGCGAGCCTGCACGCCGAGCACGACCGGCTGATGTCCCGGACGCTGTCGCTCGGCGCGTTCGAACTGCTCTACGGGGACCCGTCCCTGGTGTCCCGGCTGCCGGACCGGATGGCGGCCGTCACCGGCGAGGACGTGGCCGCCGCTGCCAAGGCGCTGCGGCCCGACTCGCGTGCGGTCCTGCTCGTCGAGCCCGAAGGGGGAGCGAAGTGA
- a CDS encoding DUF2207 domain-containing protein, translating into MRWLCAALLLITPPLPALPDSAEIEMRLQPDGSLSVVEAVDVQQRTTRTIQLRVPAGDHRDRVHTLRDLAIEGSGSAERRADAVTVTLNPGTALLRYTVDGAVRDAGGRLEVTWALEGWDTARTLVRASFAAPRIAIGVRCTGCTAAQNDQTGLTRFAVQRLEPGQTLDIAVDLPPGTVPANARIQPAKTLAGAFALTVPVATAWAAFGLLLLAGAVSLLLARRERGPLPSGFAAEPFATPDGVLPGHIALLRGTDPVVVTAVDLAIRGYLGPDAGPAHPPDDRLTGFERRVLAGDDPRQDLDADAIRRGWLRRPGRARRAGIRITCYGLFLTIVLALTAGYAQLGVILTLAGLALALAARHFPDRTSRGRTLARRLRDPAELPAGDRFVPYALALGRPAPDTAFALGEFLVALRDRRRTPAP; encoded by the coding sequence GTGCGATGGCTGTGCGCCGCCCTGTTGCTGATCACGCCCCCGTTGCCGGCCCTGCCGGACAGCGCCGAGATCGAGATGCGGCTCCAGCCCGACGGCTCGCTCTCAGTTGTGGAGGCGGTCGACGTGCAACAGCGCACCACCCGGACCATCCAGCTCCGCGTGCCCGCCGGCGACCACCGCGACCGCGTACACACCCTCCGCGACCTCGCCATCGAGGGCTCCGGATCGGCCGAGCGGCGCGCGGACGCCGTCACGGTCACCCTCAACCCCGGTACCGCCCTCCTCCGGTACACAGTGGACGGTGCGGTCCGGGACGCGGGCGGTCGCCTCGAGGTGACCTGGGCCCTGGAGGGCTGGGACACCGCCCGCACGCTCGTCCGCGCGAGCTTCGCCGCGCCGCGCATCGCGATCGGCGTCCGCTGCACCGGCTGTACCGCCGCGCAGAACGACCAGACCGGCCTCACCCGTTTCGCCGTCCAGCGCCTGGAACCTGGGCAGACGCTGGACATCGCGGTCGACCTGCCACCCGGCACCGTCCCCGCCAACGCCCGCATCCAGCCGGCGAAAACCCTGGCCGGCGCGTTCGCGCTCACCGTGCCGGTCGCGACCGCATGGGCCGCCTTCGGGCTCCTGCTCCTCGCCGGGGCCGTGTCGCTCCTGCTAGCCCGCCGCGAACGCGGGCCCCTGCCGTCCGGGTTCGCCGCCGAACCGTTCGCCACTCCGGACGGCGTCCTGCCCGGCCACATCGCCCTGCTCCGCGGCACGGACCCGGTGGTCGTCACCGCCGTCGACCTGGCGATCCGCGGCTACCTAGGGCCGGACGCCGGACCGGCCCACCCGCCCGACGACCGGCTCACCGGGTTCGAGCGCCGGGTCCTCGCCGGCGACGACCCCCGCCAGGACCTCGACGCCGACGCGATCCGCCGCGGCTGGCTCCGCCGGCCCGGCCGCGCGCGCCGGGCCGGCATCCGGATCACCTGCTACGGCCTGTTCCTGACGATCGTCCTCGCGCTCACCGCCGGCTACGCGCAGCTCGGCGTGATCCTCACGCTCGCCGGGCTCGCTCTGGCGCTCGCCGCCCGGCACTTCCCGGATCGAACGAGCCGCGGCCGCACCCTCGCCCGGCGCCTGCGCGACCCGGCCGAACTGCCCGCCGGTGACCGCTTCGTGCCCTACGCGCTGGCCCTCGGGCGGCCTGCGCCGGACACCGCGTTCGCTCTCGGTGAATTCCTCGTTGCCCTGCGGGACCGTCGCCGGACCCCGGCCCCGTGA